The genomic window GCCGGCGGCGGCACAGCGATCCAGCGTTTCGAAAAGGCCCATGAGGATTTTGGCCGTGGTGGAGTTGAAATAGATCAGGTCGAACCGAAAGGAGACCGTGGCCCCTTCAAGGCGTTCCATGTGTTGTTCCAGGTTCTGTACCAGGGGTGCGAAGAACTTGTTGACATCCTCGGGATAAGATTCTCCGGAGATGGCGAAGCGGTTGGCATCGAAATCGAAAGCGATGCCGGGGGTGCGTTTGGTGGCTTCGAGGTGGATGGCTTCCATGGTTCGAGGGCTCCAGGGCGGAAGAGAATCAAAAACAGGCGGTCAACACGAAAAAGACATGGTTTT from Magnetococcales bacterium includes these protein-coding regions:
- a CDS encoding DUF1987 domain-containing protein, with amino-acid sequence MEAIHLEATKRTPGIAFDFDANRFAISGESYPEDVNKFFAPLVQNLEQHMERLEGATVSFRFDLIYFNSTTAKILMGLFETLDRCAAAGNQVNITWAYAADDSNMQELGEEFSEDLEHARFDMMKKE